The Malus domestica chromosome 10, GDT2T_hap1 genome contains a region encoding:
- the VAMP gene encoding putative vesicle-associated membrane protein 726, giving the protein MGQQSLIYSFVARGTVVLAEYTEFTGNFTSIASQCLQKLPATNNKFTYNCDGHTFNYLVDNGFTYCVVAVEAVGRQVPIAFLERIKEDFTGRYGGGKAATAVANSLNKEFGSKLKEHMQYCVDHPEEISKLAKVKAQVSEVKGVMMENIEKVLDRGEKIELLVDKTENLRSQAQDFRQQGTQMRRKMWLQNMKVKLIVLGILIALILIIVLSVCNGFKC; this is encoded by the exons ATGGGGCAGCAATCGTTGATCTACAGCTTCGTGGCGCGCGGCACGGTGGTCCTCGCAGAGTACACGGAATTCACCGGAAACTTCACCAGCATAGCCTCCCAGTGCCTCCAGAAACTTCcggccaccaacaacaagttcACCTACAACTGCGACGGCCACACCTTCAACTACCTCGTCGATAATGGCTTCA CATATTGTGTAGTCGCAGTTGAGGCGGTTGGTCGGCAAGTTCCTATTGCCTTCCTTGAGCGGATCAAGGAGGATTTTACTGGTAGATATGGTGGGGGAAAAGCTGCAACAGCAGTTGCAAATAGCCTGAACAAGGAATTTGG GTCCAAACTGAAGGAGCACATGCAATACTGTGTGGATCATCCCGAAGAGATCAGCAAGCTTGCAAAAGTGAAAGCTCAGGTTTCCGAAGTCAAGGGAGTTATGATGGAAAATATTGAGAAG GTTCTTGATCGTGGGGAGAAGATTGAGCTTCTGGTGGATAAAACAGAGAACCTCCGCTCACAG GCACAAGATTTCAGGCAGCAGGGGACCCAGATGAGGAGGAAGATGTGGTTGCAGAACATGAAGGTGAAGCTGATAGTTTTGGGAATCTTAATCGCATTGATTCTCATCATCGTTCTATCCGTGTGCAATGGCTTCAAATGCTGA
- the LOC103445414 gene encoding pantoate--beta-alanine ligase-like → MAAKQPEIIRDKDQMRRWSRAMRAQGKTIGLVPTMGYLHEGHFSLIREARTHADVLAISIYVNPGQFAPSEDLSTYPSDFHGDIRKLAQIPGGVDVVFNPHNLYDYGGSTDASARARNGAVESGCGETVSCLEDKGVGHETWVRVERLEKGMCGRSRPVFFRGVTTVVSKLFNIVEPDVAVFGKKDYQQWRIIQRMVRDLDFSVRVIGSEIVREHDGLAMSSRNVRLSPEEREKALSISKSLSEARSSAEKGQVNCKELRDLVIQAISEAGGRVDYAEIVDQESLESVEEIRRPVVFCVAAWFGKVRLIDNMEIDI, encoded by the exons ATGGCGGCCAAACAACCAGAGATTATCAGGGACAAGGACCAGATGAGGAGGTGGTCACGCGCCATGAGAGCCCAAGGCAAGACCATCGGATTAGTACCCACAATGGGCTACCTCCACGAAGGACACTTTTCCCTCATCCGAGAAGCCCGCACCCATGCCGACGTCCTCGCCATCTCGATCTACGTGAACCCGGGTCAGTTCGCCCCCTCCGAAGACCTATCCACATACCCGTCCGATTTCCACGGCGACATCCGGAAGCTCGCCCAAATTCCCGGCGGCGTCGACGTCGTATTCAACCCCCACAACCTGTACGACTACGGAGGAAGCACGGACGCAAGCGCACGTGCGAGGAATGGGGCGGTTGAGAGCGGCTGCGGCGAAACGGTGTCGTGCTTGGAGGACAAGGGGGTGGGGCACGAGACGTGGGTTAGGGTCGAGAGGTTGGAGAAGGGGATGTGCGGGCGGAGCAGGCCGGTGTTTTTCAGAGGGGTTACGACGGTTGTGAGCAAGCTGTTTAATATCGTGGAGCCTGATGTTGCGGTGTTTGGGAAGAAGGATTATCAACAATGGCGGATAATTCAGCGGATG GTTCGAGATCTTGATTTTTCCGTTAGAGTGATAGGTTCTGAAATAGTGCGAGAACACGATGGCCTGGCAATGAGTTCACGCAATGTGCGCCTCTCACCTGAAGAACGGGAAAAG GCACTGTCTATAAGCAAGTCATTGTCAGAAGCTAGATCTTCTGCAGAAAAGGGACAAGTTAATTGTAAAGAGTTGAGAGACTTGGTCATCCAAGCGATTAGTGAAGCCGGTGGAAGAGTCGATTATGCTGAG ATTGTCGACCAGGAAAGCTTGGAGTCGGTAGAAGAGATCAGAAGGCCTGTCGTGTTCTGCGTCGCTGCCTGGTTTGGAAAGGTTCGACTGATCGACAACATGGAGATCGACATATGA
- the LOC139189034 gene encoding protein SULFUR DEFICIENCY-INDUCED 1-like — translation MEGSWKTNSCSAKGKKDDLYHVIHKVPSGDSPYVRAKHAQLVEKDLEAAIVLFWKAINAGDRVDSALKDMVVVMKQLDRTEEAIEAVKSFRGLCSKQAQDSLDNVLIDLYKKCGKVEEQIDLLKRKLRLIYQGVAFNGKPTKIARSRGKKFQVSVTQETSRLLGNLG, via the exons atggaGGGAAGTTGGAAGACGAACAGCTGCAGCGCAAAAGGGAAGAAAGATGATCTTTATCATGTTATTCACAAGGTTCCTTCTGGTGATAGTCCTTATGTAAGAGCCAAACATGCTCAG CTAGTTGAAAAGGATCTAGAGGCAGCAATAGTTTTGTTTtggaaggcaataaatgcaggAGACAGAGTGGACAGTGCCCTAAAAGACATGGTTGTGGTGATGAAGCAATTGGATAGAACTGAGGAGGCCATTGAAGCTGTCAAGTCGTTTAGAGGCCTTTGCTCCAAACAAGCCCAAGATTCACTTGACAATGTCCTCATTGACTTGTACAAGAAATGTGGCAAAGTTGAGGAGCAAATTGACTTGCTCAAGAGGAAGCTTAGGTTGATATACCAAGGCGTCGCCTTCAACGGAAAACCAACTAAAATCGCCCGCTCTCGCGGAAAGAAGTTTCAAGTTTCAGTTACACAAGAGACCTCAAGATTACTG GGCAATTTGGGTTAG
- the LOC103445415 gene encoding protein SULFUR DEFICIENCY-INDUCED 1-like, which produces MEGSSKMNSCSTKGKKDDLYHVIHKVPAGDSPYVRAKHAQLVEKDPEAAIVLFWKAINARDRVDSALKDMAVVMKQLDRTGEAIEAIKSFRGLCSKQAQDSLDNVLIDLYQKYGKVDEQIDLLKRKLRLIYQGATFNGRPTKIARSHGKKFQVSVTQETSRLLGNLGWAYMQKGNYMMAEVVYRKAQMIDPDSNKACNLGLCLIKQGRHEEARLALEDVVHSRLPGSEESKLRKRADELLMELRSMNCLPKSLDVLSLDDDDFVKGLEQLMNEWGPFRSKRLPIFEEIS; this is translated from the exons atggagGGAAGTTCGAAGATGAACAGCTGCAGCACAAAAGGGAAGAAAGATGATCTTTATCATGTTATTCACAAGGTTCCTGCTGGTGATAGTCCTTATGTTAGAGCCAAACATGCTCAG CTAGTTGAAAAGGACCCAGAGGCAGCAATAGTTTTGTTTtggaaggcaataaatgcaagAGACAGAGTGGACAGTGCCCTAAAAGACATGGCTGTGGTGATGAAGCAATTGGACAGAACTGGGGAGGCCATTGAAGCTATCAAGTCCTTTAGAGGCCTTTGCTCCAAACAAGCCCAAGATTCACTTGACAATGTCCTCATTGACTTGTACCAGAAATATGGCAAAGTTGATGAGCAAATTGACTTGCTCAAGAGGAAGCTTAGGTTGATATACCAAGGCGCTACCTTCAACGGAAGACCAACTAAAATCGCCCGCTCTCATGGAAAGAAGTTCCAGGTTTCGGTTACGCAAGAGACCTCGAGATTACTG GGCAATTTGGGCTGGGCCTATATGCAGAAAGGTAACTACATGATGGCGGAGGTCGTGTATCGAAAGGCCCAAATGATTGACCCTGACTCGAACAAAGCATGTAATTTGGGTCTGTGCCTAATCAAACAAGGCCGACACGAAGAGGCCCGTTTGGCTCTCGAAGACGTGGTACACAGTAGACTTCCAGGATCCGAGGAGAGCAAGTTGAGGAAACGAGCGGACGAGTTGCTAATGGAGTTGAGGTCTATGAATTGTTTGCCAAAGTCATTGGATGTATTGAGCCtagatgatgatgattttgtgaaagGGCTTGAGCAGTTGATGAATGAATGGGGTCCGTTTAGATCTAAAAGGCTTCCCATCTTTGAAGAGATCTCTTAA